The window ATCATGCCGAGTATCCATGGTGAGGATGCCGTCATCCGTATCCTGGACAAGGAGTCGATCAGCGAGCGCTTCAGCGAGCTCAGGCTCGATATTCTCGGTATCGTCGATGCGGAAGTGAAGCGAATCCGCAGATTCATCCACGAGCCCTATGGGATGTTTCTGGTGACCGGTCCCACGGGAAGCGGCAAGACCACGACCCTCTACGCCGCCCTGTCGGAAATCTATAACGAAGAAGACAAGATCATCACCATCGAGGATCCGGTCGAGTACCAGCTCAAAGGCATCACCCAGATCCCCGTCAACGAAAAGAAGGGGCTCACCTTCGCGCGCGGCCTTCGCTCGATACTGCGTCACGATCCCGACAAGGTCATGGTCGGCGAGATCCGCGACACCGAAACCGCGCAAATCGCGATCAACGCCGCCCTCACCGGCCATCTGGTGTTCACCACGGTTCATGCGAACAACGTCATCGATGTCATCGGCCGTTTTCTGAACATGGGGGTCGAGCCGTACAACTTCGTCTCCGCTTTGAACTGCATCCTCGCGCAGAGGCTGGTCCGAACGATCTGCCCGTTCTGCAAGCGTCCTTGCCGGGCCGAGCCCATCCTGCTCGAGGAATCGGGCCTCGACCCGGTCCGATTCTCCGACCACACGTTCTATCGGGGCGAGGGCTGTATCCAATGCACTGGAACGGGCTACAAAGGCCGCCAGGCGATCAGCGAGCTTCTCGACCTATCGGACGAGATTCGAGAAATGCTCATCGAGCGGCGCCCGTCGGCGGAAATCAAGAAGGCGGCGCGGGCGGAGGGCATGAAATTCCTTCGCGAATCCGCAGTGGCGGCGGCTCTCGCCGGCGAATCGACGCTCGAGGAGATCAACCGCGTCACTTTCGTGGAGAGCTAGCAGGTGAGTGAGCACTAAGCCATGCCGCGAAACGCACTCTTGAGCTGGCTCGTCGACCCGGAGCCACCGGGGCTCGGCCTCGACCTGCGCACCGGCGAGATGGCACTCGTCCG is drawn from Vicinamibacteria bacterium and contains these coding sequences:
- a CDS encoding GspE/PulE family protein; protein product: IMPSIHGEDAVIRILDKESISERFSELRLDILGIVDAEVKRIRRFIHEPYGMFLVTGPTGSGKTTTLYAALSEIYNEEDKIITIEDPVEYQLKGITQIPVNEKKGLTFARGLRSILRHDPDKVMVGEIRDTETAQIAINAALTGHLVFTTVHANNVIDVIGRFLNMGVEPYNFVSALNCILAQRLVRTICPFCKRPCRAEPILLEESGLDPVRFSDHTFYRGEGCIQCTGTGYKGRQAISELLDLSDEIREMLIERRPSAEIKKAARAEGMKFLRESAVAAALAGESTLEEINRVTFVES